A window from Salminus brasiliensis chromosome 7, fSalBra1.hap2, whole genome shotgun sequence encodes these proteins:
- the LOC140559368 gene encoding membrane-spanning 4-domains subfamily A member 4A-like, which produces MATSVVPTENARNGFTIVTHVIPADAGQNDPEYGAISQGPVRKLLSGDPKALGTVQIMIGVMTFMLGILYTSYVGIGMSIFSGITFWGACLYITSGALSVHSSKRANLCVVRSSLIMNVFSAVAAGIAIILLSVDVVLIRTQMYYHNHGWDSHTYAMGLWCGMAGVLLVLSVAEFIISICTSAFVCKATCCNDHMVVSPSILMQSV; this is translated from the exons ATGGCCACTAGTGTTGTACCTACTGAAAACGCAAGAAACGGCTTCACCATCGTGACCCATGTGATACCAGCTGACGCTGGACAGAATGACCCAGAGTATGGAGCCATCTCTCAAGGCCCAGTTAGAAAACTACTGAGTGGAGATCCAAAAGCACTGGGG ACTGTGCAGATCATGATCGGGGTCATGACGTTCATGCTTGGCATTTTGTATACCAGCTATGTTGGTATTGGTATGTCCATCTTCAGCGGCATCACCTTCTGGGGAGCATGTTTG TATATCACCTCAGGTGCTCTGTCTGTTCATTCAAGCAAGAGAGCTAATTTATGTGTG GTGAGAAGCTCCCTGATAATGAACGTGTTCAGTGCTGTGGCTGCAGGAATAGCCATAATCCTGCTGTCTGTGGATGTCGTACTGATTAGAACTCAGATGTACTACCATAATCATGGTTGGGACTCACATACGTATgctatg GGTCTTTGGTGTGGGATGGCCGGAGTGCTGCTGGTTTTGTCCGTGGCTGAGTTCATCATCTCCATCTGCACGTCTGCATTTGTGTGCAAGGCCACCTGCTGCAATGACCATATG gttgtGTCTCCATCAATTCTGATGCAATCCGTCTAG